In Onthophagus taurus isolate NC chromosome 6, IU_Otau_3.0, whole genome shotgun sequence, a genomic segment contains:
- the LOC111421267 gene encoding uncharacterized protein isoform X2, which translates to MSTSGEINVVTSSLESKMGTVQPKECTQELVLSQESVAETHVEDQRKEEEEEGEDSATESLPPPPEELIEEQHDRSDGSDSGLGSELCEERTRVVTSMVSALESDSETLFLDRINENPEKHQAKDGVKLEEDKIEKDIGAILEEAQKGPLKSSLKRKLSTDIEEEPKAKKKKGITFDSVTVYYFPRAQGFTCVPSQGGSTLGMEAQHTHTRKFTITEHAVEQRRIHRQLLQQLRSERNVNGPTHSSSDDSDSEEDASDVSESELDLDNYYFLQPVPTRQRRALLRASGVRKIDALEKDECKDIRSSREFCGCGCKVYCDPDTCSCSQAGIKCQVDRLNFPCGCSRDNCGNSSGRIEFNPVRVRTHFIHTLMRLELEKKQNAEEEALKNDKNHHRRIPHPVQGNWMDNERLSFGTKEVVQENVPRPPVRNLLRDVALTSHVEAESCVHDGSFTNLHYGAPGEGPGGGPTNFADLPAREDSLDLYTFREDCYQEDCKRIQAQTFHFGTDFQNGTHTYPNEQYTQPYQATFPEFNQVYNPYNGNMYQEYSKPIETNGQQNFQQTSGYDHFPQGEGFNCDKGNQYTNLSPVNAGTKLESFSELLHGRYGGYGYEDETPFITATHQETNLESTTSEQEKCDEKCTAGDECDENFGEIIKKSMVETVSA; encoded by the coding sequence ATGTCGACTTCCGGTGAAATCAATGTGGTTACATCATCTTTAGAATCAAAAATGGGTACGGTTCAACCAAAAGAATGCACACAGGAATTGGTACTATCGCAAGAATCGGTAGCAGAAACGCACGTTGAGGACCAAaggaaagaagaagaagaggaaggCGAAGATTCCGCAACGGAAAGTCTGCCACCTCCGCCCGAAGAATTAATCGAAGAGCAACATGACAGATCAGATGGGTCAGACTCCGGTTTGGGGTCGGAACTTTGCGAAGAAAGAACTAGGGTGGTCACATCAATGGTGTCCGCCTTGGAAAGTGATAGCGAAACGTTGTTCTTGGACCGGATTAACGAGAATCCAGAAAAACACCAAGCTAAAGATGGGGTTAAATTGGaagaagataaaattgaaaaagatatTGGTGCCATATTAGAGGAGGCTCAAAAAGGACCACTTAAAAGTAGTTTAAAGCGAAAATTATCTACCGATATCGAAGAAGAACCTAAAGccaagaaaaagaaaggaatAACATTCGATAGTGTTACAGTATATTATTTTCCAAGAGCGCAAGGTTTTACTTGCGTACCCTCACAGGGTGGATCCACGCTTGGTATGGAAGCACAGCACACCCATACAAGAAAATTCACAATAACTGAACACGCTGTGGAACAACGAAGAATACATCGGCAGCTATTACAACAATTAAGAAGCGAGAGAAACGTTAACGGCCCAACGCATTCATCCAGCGATGATAGTGACAGTGAAGAAGATGCTAGTGATGTATCCGAATCAGAATTAGATTTGGACAATTACTACTTTCTTCAACCAGTTCCAACGAGACAACGAAGAGCCCTATTAAGGGCATCCGGAGTACGTAAGATTGACGCATTAGAAAAAGATGAATGCAAAGACATTCGTTCGTCTAGAGAATTTTGTGGATGCGGATGCAAAGTTTACTGTGATCCAGATACATGTTCTTGTAGCCAAGCTGGTATAAAATGCCAAGTCGATCGTTTGAATTTTCCATGCGGTTGCTCAAGAGATAACTGTGGAAATTCCAGTGGAAGAATTGAATTTAACCCGGTTAGAGTACGCACCCATTTTATACACACCTTAATGCGTTTGGAGCTggaaaagaaacaaaatgcggaAGAAGAAGctcttaaaaatgataaaaatcatCATCGGAGAATTCCTCATCCCGTCCAAGGAAATTGGATGGACAACGAAAGATTATCTTTTGGCACAAAAGAAGTGGTGCAAGAAAATGTACCCCGGCCTCCAGTGAGAAATCTCTTACGCGATGTGGCTCTCACCTCGCACGTTGAGGCGGAATCTTGCGTACACGATGGCAGCTTTACAAATTTACATTATGGAGCACCTGGTGAAGGTCCAGGTGGAGGACCAACAAATTTTGCAGATTTACCCGCTCGCGAAGATTCTTTAGATCTGTACACGTTCCGCGAAGACTGTTACCAAGAGGATTGCAAACGAATTCAAGCGCAAACGTTCCACTTTGGAACGGACTTCCAAAACGGAACGCACACGTACCCAAACGAACAATACACCCAACCGTACCAAGCAACTTTCCCCGAATTCAACCAAGTTTACAACCCATATAACGGGAATATGTACCAAGAATATTCTAAACCAATCGAAACTAACGGACAACAAAACTTTCAACAAACCAGCGGTTACGATCATTTCCCGCAGGGCGAAGGCTTTAATTGTGACAAAGGGAACCAATACACCAATTTAAGTCCAGTTAATGCTGGCacaaaactagaatcattttcCGAACTGTTACATGGAAGGTACGGTGGTTATGGTTATGAAGATGAAACGCCGTTTATTACGGCTACGCACCAAGAGACCAATCTTGAAAGTACTACTTCGGAACAGGAAAAGTGCGACGAAAAATGTACAGCGGGGGATGAGTGCGACGAAAACTTTGGggagataataaaaaagtcgATGGTTGAAACTGTTTCGGCTTAA
- the LOC111421267 gene encoding uncharacterized protein isoform X1: protein MFGNMLYISERNWPAKFNMSTSGEINVVTSSLESKMGTVQPKECTQELVLSQESVAETHVEDQRKEEEEEGEDSATESLPPPPEELIEEQHDRSDGSDSGLGSELCEERTRVVTSMVSALESDSETLFLDRINENPEKHQAKDGVKLEEDKIEKDIGAILEEAQKGPLKSSLKRKLSTDIEEEPKAKKKKGITFDSVTVYYFPRAQGFTCVPSQGGSTLGMEAQHTHTRKFTITEHAVEQRRIHRQLLQQLRSERNVNGPTHSSSDDSDSEEDASDVSESELDLDNYYFLQPVPTRQRRALLRASGVRKIDALEKDECKDIRSSREFCGCGCKVYCDPDTCSCSQAGIKCQVDRLNFPCGCSRDNCGNSSGRIEFNPVRVRTHFIHTLMRLELEKKQNAEEEALKNDKNHHRRIPHPVQGNWMDNERLSFGTKEVVQENVPRPPVRNLLRDVALTSHVEAESCVHDGSFTNLHYGAPGEGPGGGPTNFADLPAREDSLDLYTFREDCYQEDCKRIQAQTFHFGTDFQNGTHTYPNEQYTQPYQATFPEFNQVYNPYNGNMYQEYSKPIETNGQQNFQQTSGYDHFPQGEGFNCDKGNQYTNLSPVNAGTKLESFSELLHGRYGGYGYEDETPFITATHQETNLESTTSEQEKCDEKCTAGDECDENFGEIIKKSMVETVSA from the coding sequence TTTAATATGTCGACTTCCGGTGAAATCAATGTGGTTACATCATCTTTAGAATCAAAAATGGGTACGGTTCAACCAAAAGAATGCACACAGGAATTGGTACTATCGCAAGAATCGGTAGCAGAAACGCACGTTGAGGACCAAaggaaagaagaagaagaggaaggCGAAGATTCCGCAACGGAAAGTCTGCCACCTCCGCCCGAAGAATTAATCGAAGAGCAACATGACAGATCAGATGGGTCAGACTCCGGTTTGGGGTCGGAACTTTGCGAAGAAAGAACTAGGGTGGTCACATCAATGGTGTCCGCCTTGGAAAGTGATAGCGAAACGTTGTTCTTGGACCGGATTAACGAGAATCCAGAAAAACACCAAGCTAAAGATGGGGTTAAATTGGaagaagataaaattgaaaaagatatTGGTGCCATATTAGAGGAGGCTCAAAAAGGACCACTTAAAAGTAGTTTAAAGCGAAAATTATCTACCGATATCGAAGAAGAACCTAAAGccaagaaaaagaaaggaatAACATTCGATAGTGTTACAGTATATTATTTTCCAAGAGCGCAAGGTTTTACTTGCGTACCCTCACAGGGTGGATCCACGCTTGGTATGGAAGCACAGCACACCCATACAAGAAAATTCACAATAACTGAACACGCTGTGGAACAACGAAGAATACATCGGCAGCTATTACAACAATTAAGAAGCGAGAGAAACGTTAACGGCCCAACGCATTCATCCAGCGATGATAGTGACAGTGAAGAAGATGCTAGTGATGTATCCGAATCAGAATTAGATTTGGACAATTACTACTTTCTTCAACCAGTTCCAACGAGACAACGAAGAGCCCTATTAAGGGCATCCGGAGTACGTAAGATTGACGCATTAGAAAAAGATGAATGCAAAGACATTCGTTCGTCTAGAGAATTTTGTGGATGCGGATGCAAAGTTTACTGTGATCCAGATACATGTTCTTGTAGCCAAGCTGGTATAAAATGCCAAGTCGATCGTTTGAATTTTCCATGCGGTTGCTCAAGAGATAACTGTGGAAATTCCAGTGGAAGAATTGAATTTAACCCGGTTAGAGTACGCACCCATTTTATACACACCTTAATGCGTTTGGAGCTggaaaagaaacaaaatgcggaAGAAGAAGctcttaaaaatgataaaaatcatCATCGGAGAATTCCTCATCCCGTCCAAGGAAATTGGATGGACAACGAAAGATTATCTTTTGGCACAAAAGAAGTGGTGCAAGAAAATGTACCCCGGCCTCCAGTGAGAAATCTCTTACGCGATGTGGCTCTCACCTCGCACGTTGAGGCGGAATCTTGCGTACACGATGGCAGCTTTACAAATTTACATTATGGAGCACCTGGTGAAGGTCCAGGTGGAGGACCAACAAATTTTGCAGATTTACCCGCTCGCGAAGATTCTTTAGATCTGTACACGTTCCGCGAAGACTGTTACCAAGAGGATTGCAAACGAATTCAAGCGCAAACGTTCCACTTTGGAACGGACTTCCAAAACGGAACGCACACGTACCCAAACGAACAATACACCCAACCGTACCAAGCAACTTTCCCCGAATTCAACCAAGTTTACAACCCATATAACGGGAATATGTACCAAGAATATTCTAAACCAATCGAAACTAACGGACAACAAAACTTTCAACAAACCAGCGGTTACGATCATTTCCCGCAGGGCGAAGGCTTTAATTGTGACAAAGGGAACCAATACACCAATTTAAGTCCAGTTAATGCTGGCacaaaactagaatcattttcCGAACTGTTACATGGAAGGTACGGTGGTTATGGTTATGAAGATGAAACGCCGTTTATTACGGCTACGCACCAAGAGACCAATCTTGAAAGTACTACTTCGGAACAGGAAAAGTGCGACGAAAAATGTACAGCGGGGGATGAGTGCGACGAAAACTTTGGggagataataaaaaagtcgATGGTTGAAACTGTTTCGGCTTAA